A genomic window from Passer domesticus isolate bPasDom1 chromosome Z, bPasDom1.hap1, whole genome shotgun sequence includes:
- the LOC135290782 gene encoding uncharacterized protein LOC135290782 isoform X1 — translation MEFLVWTTEEHTTLPLNWKTDTPVWVDQWPFPEEKLATLNDLVEEQVRLGHLLPSKSPWNTLVFVIKKPGKDKCCLLPELHRVNDVIEDMGPLQPGLPSPFRLPRDWELTVLNIKDCFCHFSTFALLWRMYLASVHTITLPQDLSSSSGFTQVLGKPDGELLNMGGGQLTAKRTKIVSREAGTWESWYTYSENCLAGCVYLKYNFSSCLLYSGYHICTKAPFALLFTYVNAQAEHDFFFCTLILTPWASEELLLVYSGESWRGS, via the exons ATGGAATTTTTAGTATGGACCACTGAAGAGCACACCACCCTGCCCTTGAATTGGAAAACTGATACACCAGTGTGGGTGGATCAGTGGCCCTTCCCTGAGGAAAAATTAGCCACACTCAACGATTTAGTAGAAGAGCAAGTGCGCTTGGGGCATCTCTTACCATCTAAAAGCCCCTGGAACACCCTTGTCTTTGTGATaaaaaaacctggcaaagaCAAGTGTTGCCTCCTTCCAGAACTCCATAGGGTTAATGatgtcatcgaggacatgggccccctccagcctggcctccccTCTCCCTTCAGGCTTCCCCGAGATTGGGAGCTCACAGTCCTCAACATCAAAGACTGCTTTTGTCACTTTTCCACCTTTGCCCTGCTGTGGAGGATGTATCTTGCTTCAG TGCATACAATCACCTTGCCTCAGGATTTGTCCAGCAGTTCTGGATTTACCCAGGTTTTGGGGAAGCCAGATGGAGAGCTGCTTAATATGGGTGGAGGTCAGTTGACTGCCAAAAGGACTAAGATTG TTTCTAGAGAGGCTGGAACCTGGGAATCTTGGTACACCTATTCAGAAAATTGCTTAGCAGGATGTGTGTATCTGAAG TATAATTTTTCTTCGTGTTTGCTCTACTCTGGCTATCACATTTGCACTAAGGCTCCTTTTGCCCTCCTGTTCACCTATGTGAATGCACAG GCAGAACatgattttttcttctgtacaCTGATTTTAACTCCTTGGGCTTCAGAAGAATTACTCTTGGTTTATTCTGGTgagagctggagaggcagctga
- the LOC135290782 gene encoding uncharacterized protein LOC135290782 isoform X2 → MEFLVWTTEEHTTLPLNWKTDTPVWVDQWPFPEEKLATLNDLVEEQVRLGHLLPSKSPWNTLVFVIKKPGKDKCCLLPELHRVNDVIEDMGPLQPGLPSPFRLPRDWELTVLNIKDCFCHFSTFALLWRMYLASVHTITLPQDLSSSSGFTQVLGKPDGELLNMGGGQLTAKRTKIVSREAGTWESWYTYSENCLAGCVYLKYNFSSCLLYSGYHICTKAPFALLFTYVNAQTVSK, encoded by the exons ATGGAATTTTTAGTATGGACCACTGAAGAGCACACCACCCTGCCCTTGAATTGGAAAACTGATACACCAGTGTGGGTGGATCAGTGGCCCTTCCCTGAGGAAAAATTAGCCACACTCAACGATTTAGTAGAAGAGCAAGTGCGCTTGGGGCATCTCTTACCATCTAAAAGCCCCTGGAACACCCTTGTCTTTGTGATaaaaaaacctggcaaagaCAAGTGTTGCCTCCTTCCAGAACTCCATAGGGTTAATGatgtcatcgaggacatgggccccctccagcctggcctccccTCTCCCTTCAGGCTTCCCCGAGATTGGGAGCTCACAGTCCTCAACATCAAAGACTGCTTTTGTCACTTTTCCACCTTTGCCCTGCTGTGGAGGATGTATCTTGCTTCAG TGCATACAATCACCTTGCCTCAGGATTTGTCCAGCAGTTCTGGATTTACCCAGGTTTTGGGGAAGCCAGATGGAGAGCTGCTTAATATGGGTGGAGGTCAGTTGACTGCCAAAAGGACTAAGATTG TTTCTAGAGAGGCTGGAACCTGGGAATCTTGGTACACCTATTCAGAAAATTGCTTAGCAGGATGTGTGTATCTGAAG TATAATTTTTCTTCGTGTTTGCTCTACTCTGGCTATCACATTTGCACTAAGGCTCCTTTTGCCCTCCTGTTCACCTATGTGAATGCACAG acaGTCAGCAAGTAA